A portion of the Corynebacterium occultum genome contains these proteins:
- a CDS encoding NAD-dependent epimerase/dehydratase family protein, translating into MRIVVIGATGNAGTAVLRALKNTPEVTSITGIARRLPDTTAEPYVDCEWVSVDVGAEEAVTHLSQALAGADAVIHLAWLIQPNDRRELLHQVNVTGTRHVAEAVAAAGVPHLVVACSVGSYAPDETRDGLRDESWPATGITSSHYSSDKADQERVLDEFSAQHPEIIVTRLRPGLIFQGDAGAEIQRYFLGPKVPVQLLKAGKLPTLPLPKGIQVQAVHSDDVARAYAAAVVKRAPGAFNVCADDILGPQELADIVDHGHFVELPPALVRGSVKAAHKSGALAADEGWIDMAMQVPLMDNTRARTELGWEPRHTAAEALKELFEGLISGRGAPSVPLRPRSAEVTSQERPEVPERIDRELLELYLSDHLSGATAGTSRMARMADDFVDTPVFPQLSAVAEELRWERSFLKQLIHDLGLKQLPYRQVVAGAAERVGRLKGNGRAISRSPMTMLLETELMRSAVVGKRGGWQVLREHAADLNLDPEVFDELLAQLDRQLNALDEVHAYARARALRADREIYPD; encoded by the coding sequence ATGCGAATAGTCGTCATCGGAGCTACCGGCAACGCTGGCACCGCAGTACTGCGCGCCCTGAAAAACACCCCCGAGGTCACCTCCATCACCGGGATCGCCCGGCGATTGCCTGACACCACCGCCGAACCCTATGTTGACTGTGAATGGGTCAGCGTGGATGTGGGCGCTGAGGAAGCCGTCACCCACCTGAGCCAGGCGTTGGCGGGGGCGGATGCGGTGATTCACCTGGCCTGGCTGATCCAGCCCAATGACCGTCGGGAGTTACTGCACCAGGTCAATGTCACCGGCACCCGGCATGTCGCCGAAGCTGTCGCCGCCGCCGGGGTGCCTCATCTTGTGGTGGCCTGCTCGGTGGGATCCTATGCACCCGATGAAACCCGGGATGGTCTGCGCGATGAAAGCTGGCCGGCCACCGGCATCACCTCCTCGCATTACAGCAGTGACAAGGCTGATCAGGAGCGGGTGCTCGATGAATTCAGTGCCCAGCATCCCGAGATCATCGTCACCCGCCTGCGCCCCGGCCTGATCTTCCAGGGGGATGCCGGCGCCGAAATCCAGCGCTACTTCCTGGGGCCCAAGGTTCCGGTCCAGTTGCTCAAGGCCGGAAAGTTACCCACCCTGCCGCTGCCGAAGGGTATCCAGGTGCAGGCGGTCCACTCCGATGATGTGGCCCGCGCCTATGCTGCGGCTGTCGTCAAGCGGGCCCCCGGGGCCTTCAATGTCTGTGCCGATGACATCCTCGGCCCGCAGGAACTGGCCGATATCGTGGACCACGGTCACTTCGTCGAACTGCCCCCGGCACTGGTGCGGGGGAGCGTGAAGGCAGCCCACAAGTCTGGTGCGCTCGCCGCGGATGAGGGCTGGATCGACATGGCCATGCAGGTGCCGCTGATGGACAACACCCGGGCACGTACCGAGCTGGGGTGGGAGCCCCGGCACACTGCCGCGGAAGCCCTCAAGGAACTTTTCGAGGGCCTGATCAGCGGCCGGGGTGCACCCTCGGTGCCGCTGCGACCCCGCTCCGCGGAGGTCACCTCCCAGGAGCGTCCCGAGGTGCCGGAGCGCATTGACCGCGAACTCCTCGAGCTCTACCTTTCCGACCATCTCAGCGGTGCCACTGCCGGCACCTCCCGGATGGCCCGGATGGCCGATGATTTCGTGGACACCCCGGTTTTCCCGCAACTTTCCGCCGTGGCGGAGGAACTGCGGTGGGAACGCTCCTTCCTCAAACAACTCATCCACGACCTTGGTCTCAAACAACTGCCCTACCGGCAGGTGGTTGCGGGGGCGGCGGAACGTGTCGGCCGGCTCAAGGGCAATGGCCGTGCGATCAGCCGCTCTCCGATGACCATGCTGCTGGAGACCGAACTGATGCGCAGCGCAGTGGTAGGAAAGAGAGGCGGCTGGCAGGTACTGCGGGAACATGCCGCAGACCTCAACCTGGACCCGGAGGTCTTCGATGAACTCCTGGCCCAGTTGGATCGCCAGCTCAACGCTCTCGATGAGGTCCACGCCTACGCCCGAGCCAGGGCGTTGCGCGCGGACCGCGAGATATACCCCGATTAA
- a CDS encoding NUDIX hydrolase gives MDIRIAAVVLRNWQGEILSVRKRGTSSFMLVGGKLDPGESALSAAVREVAEELRLDLDPVQLHHLGRFHAPAANEAEMGVDCDVFLAPEPLGGNCRRSSRKSRRHASSRWIHGTRCWPH, from the coding sequence ATGGACATCAGAATCGCAGCGGTGGTGCTGCGCAATTGGCAGGGTGAGATTCTCAGTGTGCGCAAGCGTGGAACCAGCAGTTTCATGCTGGTCGGCGGGAAACTTGATCCGGGGGAATCTGCCTTGAGTGCGGCGGTACGGGAGGTCGCTGAGGAGCTGCGCCTTGATCTGGATCCGGTGCAGCTCCATCACCTCGGAAGATTCCATGCTCCGGCCGCGAATGAGGCCGAGATGGGTGTGGACTGCGATGTTTTCCTCGCCCCGGAACCGCTGGGGGGGAATTGCCGGAGGTCTTCGAGGAAATCGAGGAGGCACGCTTCTTCCCGGTGGATTCACGGGACAAGGTGCTGGCCCCACTGA
- a CDS encoding energy-coupling factor transporter transmembrane component T family protein: MNLLHDINPVTRIAALILLATPLLLSVDLVSAAVSLGFTLLLAPLAGVSWTTLLKRSWPILLAAPIAGISMALYGRPEGQVFFEFAFAQVTENSLQLAAAIMVRVLAVGLPVMVLAAKVDPTDLGDGLAQVARLPERFVIGAVAGARLTSLFRSDWHSLARARRSRGVADQGRIRHFFTMAFGLLVLSLRRGAKLATAMEARGFGSGRRTWARESTVGARDAVLLLVCALISTLAIGIAVWSGSFRFLGA, from the coding sequence ATGAATCTGCTGCACGACATTAACCCGGTGACCCGGATCGCAGCGCTGATCCTGCTGGCCACCCCGCTGTTGCTCAGCGTGGACCTGGTCTCGGCGGCGGTGTCCCTGGGTTTCACTCTGCTGCTGGCGCCCCTGGCCGGGGTCAGCTGGACCACCCTGCTCAAACGTTCCTGGCCGATTCTGCTGGCGGCCCCGATTGCCGGCATCTCCATGGCTCTCTACGGCCGGCCCGAGGGGCAGGTATTCTTTGAGTTCGCTTTCGCCCAGGTCACCGAGAACTCCCTTCAGCTGGCTGCCGCCATCATGGTCCGGGTCCTCGCGGTGGGGCTGCCGGTGATGGTGCTGGCCGCCAAGGTTGATCCCACCGACCTGGGTGATGGTCTGGCTCAGGTGGCCCGACTGCCGGAGCGTTTCGTCATCGGTGCGGTGGCTGGCGCCCGCTTGACCTCACTCTTCCGCTCTGACTGGCATTCCCTGGCCCGGGCGAGGCGCTCCCGTGGGGTGGCGGACCAGGGCCGGATCCGGCATTTCTTCACCATGGCCTTCGGCCTGCTGGTGCTTTCCCTGCGCCGCGGGGCAAAACTGGCCACTGCCATGGAGGCCCGCGGTTTCGGTTCCGGTCGACGCACCTGGGCCCGGGAATCCACCGTCGGGGCCCGCGACGCGGTGCTGCTGCTGGTCTGTGCACTGATCTCCACCCTGGCCATCGGTATTGCGGTGTGGAGCGGTTCCTTCCGTTTCCTCGGCGCCTGA
- a CDS encoding ABC transporter ATP-binding protein, translating into MTRNLLGGAAVRAHDFGWRHASRRDPALQGVNLDIAPGQRVLLTGNSGSGKSTLLSALGGVLGDSEEGESRGTLLIDAADTPTVGMVLQDPDSQVIASRIGDDVAFGCENLRAPREEIWPRVERALELVGLELPLNHPTAHLSGGQKQRLALAGVMAMGANLILLDEPTANLDPQGQREVVAAVEQVVAQTGATLIVIEHRHELWLPVVDTILRLSDGQIQEISAAELPGAPLLEPARPERAQAPALISAHDLLTQWGPPRTLRVPSGASTVITGPNGAGKSTLALTLAGLLPPRQGHLELAEELRQGLRTPPHKWRSAALAQRIGLVFQDPEHQFLARTVAEELAIGPKVMKLGDASGRSAELLHRLRLSHLAQANPFTLSGGEKRRLSVATALVAAPKLLVLDEPTFGQDPETFRELVSLLRELSDQGTTILSVTHDPAFIATLGDHRVEVS; encoded by the coding sequence ATGACCCGCAACCTCCTGGGCGGCGCCGCAGTGCGCGCCCACGACTTCGGCTGGCGGCACGCCTCACGCCGCGACCCGGCACTGCAGGGTGTGAACCTCGACATCGCGCCGGGCCAGCGTGTCCTGCTCACCGGCAATTCGGGTTCGGGTAAATCCACCCTGCTCAGCGCTCTCGGCGGGGTGCTCGGTGACTCCGAGGAAGGCGAGTCCCGGGGCACCCTGCTTATCGACGCCGCGGACACCCCCACCGTCGGCATGGTCCTCCAGGACCCGGACTCCCAGGTCATCGCCAGCCGGATCGGTGATGATGTGGCTTTCGGCTGTGAGAACCTGCGGGCGCCGCGGGAGGAGATCTGGCCCCGGGTGGAACGTGCCCTGGAGCTGGTGGGACTTGAGCTGCCCTTGAACCACCCCACCGCGCATCTTTCCGGTGGACAGAAACAACGCCTGGCACTGGCCGGGGTGATGGCCATGGGGGCCAACCTGATCCTGCTCGATGAGCCCACCGCAAACCTGGATCCCCAGGGGCAGCGGGAGGTCGTCGCTGCCGTGGAACAGGTGGTGGCCCAGACCGGTGCCACCCTCATCGTCATCGAACACCGCCATGAACTCTGGCTGCCGGTGGTGGACACCATCCTCCGGTTGTCCGATGGCCAGATTCAGGAAATCAGTGCCGCGGAGCTGCCCGGGGCTCCGCTGTTGGAGCCGGCCCGCCCGGAGCGCGCCCAGGCCCCGGCCTTGATTTCAGCCCATGATCTGCTAACCCAGTGGGGCCCACCACGTACGCTGCGGGTGCCCAGTGGCGCCTCCACGGTGATCACCGGGCCCAATGGGGCGGGAAAATCCACCCTCGCGCTGACCTTGGCCGGCCTGCTGCCACCCCGGCAGGGCCACCTCGAGCTGGCCGAGGAACTACGCCAGGGTTTGCGGACTCCACCGCATAAGTGGCGTTCGGCTGCCCTGGCGCAACGGATCGGGCTGGTTTTCCAGGACCCGGAGCACCAGTTTCTGGCTCGTACCGTCGCCGAAGAATTGGCGATCGGCCCGAAGGTGATGAAGTTGGGAGATGCCTCCGGGCGCAGTGCAGAGCTTCTGCACCGTCTACGCCTGAGTCACCTGGCCCAGGCCAATCCCTTCACCCTCTCCGGTGGGGAGAAGCGGCGACTCTCGGTGGCCACCGCCCTGGTGGCGGCACCGAAGCTGCTGGTTCTGGATGAGCCGACTTTCGGTCAGGATCCGGAGACTTTCCGGGAACTGGTGTCCCTGCTGCGTGAACTCAGCGATCAGGGCACCACGATCCTCTCGGTCACCCATGATCCGGCGTTCATCGCCACCCTGGGCGATCACCGTGTGGAGGTTTCATGA
- a CDS encoding ECF transporter S component — MTNTAITKRPTWRVIDIIIAAVLGVACGLIFWIWNSIGYAWFTAFDALTPGFGGLASGVWLLGGVIGGLVIRKPGAAIFVELLAAIVSATLGNQWGITTLYSGIAQGLGAELIFAAFLYRRFTLPVAALAGVGAGVAAVILELFTSGNLAMSLSFNLIYLACTALSGLILAGILGFILVRSLAATGALDRFAVGRELRHQV, encoded by the coding sequence ATGACTAACACAGCCATAACGAAACGACCCACCTGGCGGGTCATCGACATCATCATCGCCGCCGTGCTCGGCGTGGCCTGCGGACTGATCTTCTGGATATGGAACTCCATCGGCTACGCCTGGTTCACCGCCTTCGATGCCCTGACCCCGGGCTTCGGTGGCCTGGCCTCCGGCGTGTGGCTGCTGGGCGGCGTAATCGGTGGCCTGGTCATCCGGAAACCCGGAGCCGCCATCTTCGTGGAACTGCTGGCCGCCATCGTCTCCGCCACCCTCGGCAACCAGTGGGGCATCACCACCCTCTACTCCGGCATCGCCCAGGGCCTGGGCGCCGAGCTCATCTTCGCCGCCTTCCTCTACCGCCGCTTCACCCTGCCGGTGGCCGCGCTGGCAGGTGTCGGAGCCGGCGTGGCCGCGGTGATCCTGGAACTGTTCACCAGCGGAAACCTCGCCATGTCCCTGAGCTTCAACCTCATCTACCTGGCCTGCACCGCACTCTCCGGACTGATCCTCGCCGGCATCCTCGGCTTCATCCTGGTCCGCTCACTGGCCGCCACCGGCGCACTGGACCGCTTCGCCGTCGGGCGGGAACTGCGACACCAGGTATGA
- a CDS encoding nucleoside/nucleotide kinase family protein codes for MFTILIDGRSGSGKTTLARKLAEDTAFQLVHLDDFYPGWGGLAAASEMVATQVLDPRAPGFRRWNWAQDQPGEWVPLMPGQSLIVEGAGAVNAASISAARHLGGLLTLRIDAPATLRRERALRRDPDYRPWWEMWAQQEDRHFAGPGQVRVDLELCLP; via the coding sequence ATGTTCACCATCCTCATCGACGGTCGTTCCGGATCGGGCAAGACCACCCTGGCCCGGAAACTGGCTGAGGACACTGCTTTCCAGCTGGTGCATCTGGATGATTTCTATCCCGGGTGGGGTGGTCTGGCGGCGGCCAGCGAGATGGTCGCCACCCAGGTGCTGGATCCCCGTGCACCCGGTTTCCGGCGTTGGAACTGGGCACAGGACCAGCCGGGGGAGTGGGTTCCCCTGATGCCGGGCCAGTCCCTGATCGTCGAGGGCGCGGGTGCGGTGAACGCGGCGTCGATAAGCGCGGCCCGACACCTGGGGGGCCTGCTCACCCTGCGTATCGACGCCCCCGCCACCCTGCGCCGGGAGCGCGCCTTGCGCCGCGATCCTGACTACCGGCCCTGGTGGGAGATGTGGGCGCAGCAGGAGGACCGCCACTTTGCGGGGCCGGGCCAAGTCCGGGTGGATCTTGAACTCTGTCTACCCTGA